Part of the Benincasa hispida cultivar B227 chromosome 11, ASM972705v1, whole genome shotgun sequence genome, TTATTTAAATTCAAGGGACCAGATGgtcacagatatattttcttcttcttcttcaaaaagtTAAAGAGGATTTATTATAATTCTTGGGCAATGCAGGCTTTGAGGAAGGAGCCTCTTACTGTCTATGGTGATGGGAAGCAAACCAGGAGTTTCCAATATGTTTCTGATCTTGTAAGCTCTTTTTTCCTCAACTTCTTTATGTCTGTGATCATCTGCCCATTTTCTAGTGATATCTGTAATTACATAGCAATGAAATTTAATCTCAATGTTTCTGTATTTACTCAAAGATGTTGTAGTTCGTTTACTTTCGAATCCTGTCATGatttaaaactcaattttaCGTTATAGATGGTTTATTGTTACTCTTAACTGATATAAGACAACACGGGCGGGTGTTTATTGTGGTTTGATAGGTGGAGGGATTGATGAGGCTAATGGAGGGAGAGCACATTGGACCCTTCAATCTTGGAAACCCTGGTGAATTCACCATGCTTGAACTTGCCAAGGTATCATTTTCTTGTAACTTTTAAAACAACTTTCTTTTCTAGACTTTTCAactaagagggaaaaaaaaaaaacaagacaaAGGTCAAATGGTGGAAAATAACTTGTCTTAATCAAATAAATTCATTTGGACTAAGTAATGTAGCGATAAGGTTGTAACAACGGTAATGACGTGGTTGAAAAATGATCATACATATGTTATGTGAGCAGGTTGTGCAGGAAACGATTGACCCGGATGCGAAGATAGAGTACAGGCCAAACACAGAGGATGACCCTCACAAGAGGAAGCCGGACATCACCAAGGCTAAGGATCTTCTTGGGTGGGAACCCAAAGTTTCTCTTCGGAAGGGTCTCCCACTCATGGTCTCCGACTTCCGACAACGTATCTTCGGTGACCACAAGGACAACAGCGGGGCCAACACGGCAGCATAATCGTTGTTCTGGGTAGAGAATCAAACAAGTCCTTGTactgttaaaaatattaatgGTCAAAGTTAATAGTATAAGGTGGTGGTGCAGAAGCAAAGGGAGTGAAAGTGAAGCTTCTGTATATGGAAATCTAATAGGGGTTAGATTTTGGGTGACATGATGTTTAGaacaatttgtttttgtttttgtttttgttttttggttttttttttttttttttttgaaaaattattatgTGTTGTAAGTTTGATTAGAGGAAGTGGGGTGGTTGATTTGTGGTCGAGGAAATCATGGTCCATCCCAATCCCATTCACATCAATTACAGAAttctaaacaacaaaaataaaaggataaaaattATCGAACCAAAGTTATCATTAGTAGCTGCCAAACCCACCAGTTCCTTTTGCATTTGAGATACACCGAAAAAAATTCCAAATGTCTAGATAGGATTGATTTGTGGACTTCAAACGTCGTTTGtgattatcttttaattttggaCCAAGGGATAAATTCAAATAGGGCATATGAAAGTAAGATCAAGGGCAAGACAGTGCAAACTTGGAAGATTAGAACACTAGTCAAGATATGAAGACAATCCGGATCACAACATGCCTATAATCGAGTATGGCCATAGTGTGCTCGGTTCGGTTTGCCAGTTAACTTGATCCTTGAACGAAAAGAGAAGCTATGtcaaaatttattaactaattaagTCTTACTCTTAACAGTCTCTAAGAGAAGAGGCTCACTTCGACCAATGCTAAGGTTGCCTTAACAGTCGTGTTCGGTTCTGGACGATTGAATTCTAATGTTAACTACCTGTAAACATGCTAGCAGTTAAAAATCCTATCAGTGAGGGCTACTCAAAAGTTGTAATTTCAAGAATTTTATTCAGTTAAAACCCCCATAGTCAGAATCAATCAACTATGGATGGCGGCACCGCCCACTGCAATAACATTAAAAACACTACATCGCCGATTACAACCTCCCCTTCAAGCCACAGAGATAACTCCCACGATTCTGACTTCTTCGACCCTCTTTCCCATTGCTCAATGTCTTTTGGCCATTCAATCTTTCATTAACGCCATTTCCATTTGAGCAACTTGCTTGAAGTTGAAACCCCGCTGCCGTGTTCCCGCCGGCGTGCTTGTTGAGCCAATCTATGATGTCTGAGAACACAATTTCAATGTTCTCATCTGGTTCTCCTGATGTCAAGCCATGCCACATTCCTGGGTACAATTTTATTGTCTTGTCTCTGCTGCTTGCTTTCTCGTATAATGCTCTGCTTACTTCTGGGTCTGTCACTATGTCGGCTTCTCCATGTAATACGAAGAATGGGAGTGTTACCTGATTGATTTTCAGACGTTATATTCTTTAGAAATTGTAAAATGTAGTCAATAATGTTTGGATAAAGTCTTGAACTAACCTCGTGTAAGGTGTCCTCTAGGCTCATGCTCGCTCTTAGCATCTCGAGGGCTGTTTTGAGCCTGGGCTTGTCTTGGTATATTAACTTATTGTTCCTTATCTGCATGGTGAAAGTAGTATTTAtgagtttatattttaaaaactaaatggttgTTAAATGCACGAACTTTAGTGGTTTCGACAAAATTTTGTAAGATGTAATGAGTGGCATCTTGTAAGGACAAAATTTTTTTAGTACTCTGGTAGTATGGAAAATCATTCATTGCTTGCCACAATTGTAGCATTTAAGAATTATGTGGAGTTCACagaataaataaacaataaattaatatatcatttaatGATGTATCAAATAATGAATGAACTGCATTGGTACTCCTATAGTACTAGATTTGTTTCCATAAAGACATTAGTTAGAGATATTAGTATATTATTAATAAAGGCATAAGGGTAATTAGCTAGAGAGTTAATTAATGTATTTGATTATAAATAGGAAGGGGGTTGAAGGAAGGCAAGGAATTGTTGAGTGGATTAGCAATCATACTCATTTGTAGGGGTGTACACAATTTGGTTCAGTCTGATTTTGAGCAAAAACAATGGCCGAACCGAATAAACCTGTTAAAACCCTTTTCGGCACATTTGAAAAGCGAGTGGCTTAGAACCCCAAAAAACACACACGTCTCAAACTTATATTGTTGTCTTAGATGAAggttaagaagaagaaaagactcTTATCGAGAGGGGAGGTTCCAAATACATTTTTAGCtcttaatttttgtttggaGGAATCCTAACAAGTCCTAACACTCAAAGAAGTTAAATAGAAACAGGTAAAATTTCCcaattgttgaatgaaaaatattAGAGGAGCTAGAAAACAACGTGTGGCTAGTAGCTTTATACTGTTAAATGCATGAAAGAGAAATCAAAATTCTAGTTTGATCATGAATCTAATGGTTAGGAGGGAAAGTGCATTCAATAATTTTTCCTATTCTACGTTGTATGATCGTGCATTCGATATACCTCTTCACGCTTTATAGGGTCCTTGAAGGCTGAATTTATGACATCCTTCGTTGGGACTATTTTCCATTTGGGTATAATTTCTTCTACTCTTGTCAACAGATTCACAACCACAGGGTGCGGCTTTACCTTCTCGGATATCTAATGTTCATACAAAGCAGTTGGATGAGAAGCCGTTCGAACAAGTAAATTGATTATTAAGAGTATGTTTGGATTCACTTTCTCATCactttttaagtatttaaaaagTAATTCCAAAAGACTTTAAAGCAGGTCATTCATATATGCACCTTGCACATTGGAGCTACGAGAACAGCACCATTCCAAAATCTGGGATTTTTCTTGTGCAGAAGAAGGGCCACAGCCCCACCCATTGACTCTCCATACAAGAACCTGCACTTGTCTCTGTACTCTTCCTCATCTGGTAAACCATTACTTACAAGCTTAGAATCTCGAGGGACATTTGGGAATATAGGTTGAACACTATATTTCActctttttcaaatataaatttaataaaattgattaactGTGCGAAAACAGAACAAGATGTGGATAAAGGAGAGAATTTATTATGAGATTTTTATAGGGATGACCCAACCACAGTGATTTTAATGTTGAatgaccaaattccaaaaatcaTTGAAAACTAACCTTCTACTTACATCATGGAGCAGTCCATCCTTAAAGGATGTCTCACTTATCGTATTAGAGCTCCATAGTTTTCATTCGATTTCTAGTTTTGGGACATTCCGTATTAACACTTATTGGATCATCTATAGAAAAATCTCTTTTATTATCATTCAAATATGAGATATGTTGTCATACCAGAAATGGAAGTGAAGAAGGCATAACAGTCAGCAACTATGTTTTCAAACTTCTTGATGTAGCAACGAGCTCCACTGGATCGTCCATGTCCTTCATAGTCCATCCCAAACACTGCGTACCCCGATGTCGCCAGCCGATGTCCACATCCTAAATCAATTTTCAAGTGTTAAAGTTAAATAGGTAACACAATTAAATTATAGATGATTTCCCCGTTCTCTTCCCTATGATATCGTATTAGTGAACGATGGTCACAGCTTTAATTCTATAGCTGAAACTTTAGAATTCTTATAATTGAGCAATCATATACTTAGGCTGGTATAAGTATAAGTAGTGAccatcaatatttttaaatcttttactTAAACATATTTGCATATTTTCAAGAGAGAAGATCACTCTCATTTCCattgatatatattttcttaatgTAACAAGAGTTAGAATCTCATCCTTCtagtttataattaaaatttaatctctaGGGTAAgaattatttatgaaattttattaaattttagaaactatttcTGAGGTTTTATTGAatcataaaaactaaattataactTTATTCAATTCATAGGGATCGATTTTACAATTTAACCCTTTACAATTTAACCCATACAGTGAAAcgtaaaaatattttcaaaatttgcattGTTTAGATTATAGGATCGGTTCTCGTAAACAGAATCCAAACTACCTCCCAACCGCATATTCACTTAACTAAATCTAAAAGCATACTATAAAGAATCTAAATTGTCTATCAAATAGATCTTAAAAGGCTGATTAGTTTAAGATTTTATAGATACTCGAACTAAAGATGCCTGagaataatttgatattaatttcaaaattttgaaaaaaactaattatataacaatcaaataataatattaattaaactattaattacaagtatttgtaaaatgaataatttataattaaagttactTGATGATAGGACCAATTTGatgatttatataattatgatgtattaaataataaaacaattaatgaATCGTGATTATTCAAGAATAAACTATATAATTATTAAGAAAtaaattcatattatattaatcataatgaCCATTAATTAACtacaatataattaatcaattgatTGATAATTTTATTACTTCGATTCTTTATAGTTAAGTCTGtaaatatatgtgtatatattaaattgagaGGAGAGATAGTGACGGgaagaaaattcaaattaattttataaaccatttatataataattaattttaataataataatatataaaataaaagaataaagaattatattaaaagagGAGAGATAGTGACCGGAAgaaaacctaccattttggatgAGTATCATTCATAGATATAATAGATGCATATAAATACCTTATTTTATGTCTAAAGTTACAAAATTTGTACCAAACAATAAGATGTTTATCCTTTACCCGTTTCACCCTTATTCCCATCTCAATTCCCTCAATCCAAACCtctcctaattttttttaaatgtctcAAGACAACAAAATGGTAAAAATAATTGTATGGAACACTAATCATTGATGGactattatataaaaataatttaaaatttgttggtgACGTGACCTTTGCATGAAATCTATATTAGTAACTTTTTCTTATGAATTTTATAGTGAAAATAAAAtgcagaaaaagaaaaaactgagATCTTAGCAGTATGGGTTCTTTTTCTTGTGTTTTTAAGGGTGAAATCAGcctgtatgtatgtatatatagtttttttttaccttaggagcttaggatttttctaaaaatcagTTTAATATTATTTCTAAACATAGTGAATTTGCAGAAAAAAGGTAGTTTTAGGCATAATAAAAGTACAAAGAATTACGagtttagcatttttttttttttgtgggaaCGAACCATagtgaaatttaaaaatggGGAACTTAATTTGGTCATTTTTAAAGTTAGGAGAAGATTTAGACAATGTTCAGAGCTTAGTAGGTTATATAATCATGACATTTAGTTTAATTGAACTTTTCGTCCCTCACACGTTGCTCAAAGAAGAAAGTAGATAGGAAAATGaaatttctcttttcttttgaaaaggaaGATTTGAacgaaaatgaaaattgattccGACTAAAACCAAATATGAAAGGGAAAGTGGGTGTTTTAGTCGACTTTTTTGGTTAAAGGTCATGACAACATTTGAGCCTCCATGTGAATATGttaggaaaaaagaaaataaatcttgTGAGATGTtacttaaatttaaatttaaaaaataaaaataaaaaaaataaaaggcaaaaaaaaaaaaaaatatgacgAAAATTTCTAGTACTCTCGTAGTACCATACTCTTATAGGACCCCACATTAATGTCGGTGTGTCacactatatttttaaaagtgtgTTGACGTGACACACAATAAATTGAGATATTATGGATAATTctctatattatatatatattttttttttcaatttgacaCTTCTTGGTCCTCTCATCCAAGTTCTCTCTTTAAAAGTGTAGATGTAGACCCCATTAATGACTTAaagaatcaaataaatacaaacttAAATGTTTAATGACATATTAAATACAATCTCATTTGATTttaagtttttggttttttcaaaattgtaatcacactaaaaaaaaaatattatttcctTTTAAGATTGAcatttcttttcttgttttcttaatggtttttttttaaaaaaaaaattattatttcctTTTCTAAATATGTTTGTGTGTGTAATAAATTGCTTCTCGCTTCTTttcttattaaaataaaaataagcgTGTTTGTTGACTTtcctttttgtttgtttcttaaCGTTTTTATTTAGATATAAAAAACGATAAAATAATGCTGATGTttctaaaatgataaaaacttGATA contains:
- the LOC120091171 gene encoding caffeoylshikimate esterase-like isoform X1, coding for MEVQYQEEYIRNSRGVQIFTCRWFPRLCSPKALVFLCHGYGMECSRFMRGCGHRLATSGYAVFGMDYEGHGRSSGARCYIKKFENIVADCYAFFTSISDEEEYRDKCRFLYGESMGGAVALLLHKKNPRFWNGAVLVAPMCKISEKVKPHPVVVNLLTRVEEIIPKWKIVPTKDVINSAFKDPIKREEIRNNKLIYQDKPRLKTALEMLRASMSLEDTLHEVTLPFFVLHGEADIVTDPEVSRALYEKASSRDKTIKLYPGMWHGLTSGEPDENIEIVFSDIIDWLNKHAGGNTAAGFQLQASCSNGNGVNERLNGQKTLSNGKEGRRSQNRGSYLCGLKGRL
- the LOC120091171 gene encoding caffeoylshikimate esterase-like isoform X2, with protein sequence MECSRFMRGCGHRLATSGYAVFGMDYEGHGRSSGARCYIKKFENIVADCYAFFTSISDEEEYRDKCRFLYGESMGGAVALLLHKKNPRFWNGAVLVAPMCKISEKVKPHPVVVNLLTRVEEIIPKWKIVPTKDVINSAFKDPIKREEIRNNKLIYQDKPRLKTALEMLRASMSLEDTLHEVTLPFFVLHGEADIVTDPEVSRALYEKASSRDKTIKLYPGMWHGLTSGEPDENIEIVFSDIIDWLNKHAGGNTAAGFQLQASCSNGNGVNERLNGQKTLSNGKEGRRSQNRGSYLCGLKGRL